A genome region from Pseudomonas sp. N3-W includes the following:
- a CDS encoding efflux transporter outer membrane subunit, protein MPRRINRALKTLSVLALTLAISGCIGTGGIAPQGKALEADSLATDEAIQSAAQDAHWPTAQWWQAFGDPQLNRWIDLAVQGSPTMAMATARVRQAKAMAGIAESAESLQINGESTLKRHNWPTDQFYGPGELANTTTWDNNASLGLSYALDLWGRESSASERAVDMAHMSAAEARQAQLELQNNIVRAYIELSLHYAQRDIVDATLKQQQQILDLAQKRLNGGIGTHFEVSQAETPLPETRRQLDALGEEIALSRNQLAALAGFGPGQGAQLQRPTLSLNAALKLPSSLPAQLLGQRPDVVASRWQVAAQARGIDVAHAGFYPNVDLVGSLGYMATGGGALEFLTGKKLTYNVGPAISLPIFDGGRLRSELGEASAGYDIAVARYNQTLINALKNISDQLIRRESMDKQQVFAAESVATAQKTYDIAMIAYQRGLTDYLNVLNAQTLLFKQQQVQQQVQAARLSAHAELVTALGGGLGAGNDVPKDSQTTAPETPAILKSLSN, encoded by the coding sequence GTGCCGCGTCGCATCAACAGAGCGCTCAAGACGCTCAGTGTTTTGGCTTTAACCCTGGCAATCAGCGGCTGCATCGGTACTGGAGGCATTGCCCCGCAGGGCAAGGCACTGGAGGCCGACTCCCTGGCCACCGACGAAGCCATCCAGAGTGCCGCCCAGGACGCTCACTGGCCCACTGCGCAATGGTGGCAGGCCTTTGGCGACCCGCAACTGAACCGCTGGATAGACCTCGCCGTGCAAGGCAGCCCGACCATGGCCATGGCCACTGCCCGTGTGCGTCAGGCCAAGGCCATGGCCGGTATTGCCGAGTCCGCCGAGTCGTTGCAGATCAATGGCGAGTCCACGCTCAAGCGCCACAATTGGCCCACCGATCAGTTCTATGGGCCGGGCGAGTTGGCCAATACCACCACCTGGGACAACAACGCCTCGCTCGGCTTGAGCTACGCCCTGGACCTCTGGGGCCGGGAAAGCAGTGCCAGCGAGCGCGCCGTGGACATGGCGCACATGAGCGCCGCCGAAGCACGGCAGGCCCAGCTCGAATTGCAGAACAACATCGTGCGCGCCTACATCGAGTTGTCGCTGCATTACGCCCAGCGCGACATCGTTGACGCGACGTTGAAGCAGCAACAGCAGATTCTCGATCTGGCGCAAAAGCGCCTGAACGGCGGCATCGGTACGCATTTCGAAGTCAGCCAGGCCGAGACGCCGCTGCCGGAAACCCGTCGTCAGCTCGATGCACTGGGCGAAGAAATCGCCCTGAGCCGCAACCAGCTCGCTGCCTTGGCAGGATTTGGTCCGGGGCAGGGCGCGCAGTTGCAGCGGCCAACATTGTCGTTGAACGCGGCGCTGAAACTGCCCTCGTCGTTACCCGCACAATTGCTCGGCCAGCGCCCGGACGTGGTTGCCAGCCGTTGGCAAGTGGCCGCGCAGGCCCGTGGTATCGATGTCGCCCACGCCGGTTTTTATCCCAACGTCGATCTGGTCGGCAGCCTCGGCTACATGGCCACGGGCGGTGGCGCGCTGGAGTTTCTGACCGGCAAGAAGTTGACCTACAACGTCGGCCCGGCCATCTCGCTGCCGATTTTCGATGGTGGGCGTTTGCGTTCGGAACTGGGCGAGGCCTCGGCCGGGTATGACATCGCCGTCGCCAGGTACAACCAGACGTTGATCAATGCGCTGAAAAACATCTCCGACCAGTTGATCCGCCGCGAGTCGATGGACAAGCAGCAGGTGTTTGCCGCCGAGTCCGTGGCCACCGCGCAAAAGACCTACGACATCGCGATGATCGCCTACCAGCGCGGGTTGACCGACTACCTCAACGTGCTGAATGCCCAGACGCTGCTGTTCAAACAGCAACAGGTGCAGCAGCAGGTGCAGGCAGCGCGGTTGAGTGCTCATGCGGAACTGGTGACGGCGCTGGGTGGTGGTCTGGGTGCGGGCAACGACGTGCCGAAAGACAGCCAGACCACTGCACCTGAAACCCCGGCCATTCTCAAGAGCCTCTCCAATTGA
- a CDS encoding helix-turn-helix domain-containing protein has translation MPALETLQVFQALNRSPNARLEHSAELGDGMAAALWNNHHDAQDYEGPRHHTLSCYIAGGTGTFRRGQPDSKGAPNKLCILPADHQSGWVINGEIRLAHLYFSPEQFALGCITLLDREPREMQLQEQTFLEDPQQALRFRQLITLNWDEPGERLLTSSLAHEMLSHTLLGQVGKREGLRLRGGLAAHQRRQLVEFIDYQLAEPISLGQLAALCALSEYHFARMFRESFGLPPHQYVLARRLSRARELLRTTSRPLGEIALACGFASASHFTHRFRQVLGGTPGEYRQAFLR, from the coding sequence ATGCCCGCACTGGAAACCCTGCAAGTCTTTCAAGCGCTCAACCGCTCGCCCAATGCTCGTCTTGAGCACAGCGCCGAGCTCGGTGACGGTATGGCCGCAGCCTTGTGGAACAACCACCACGACGCCCAGGACTACGAAGGGCCAAGACACCACACCTTGTCCTGCTATATCGCCGGTGGCACCGGCACCTTTCGTCGCGGCCAGCCCGACAGCAAAGGCGCACCAAACAAGCTGTGCATCCTGCCGGCCGATCATCAGTCGGGCTGGGTGATCAACGGCGAGATTCGCCTGGCGCACCTTTACTTCAGTCCCGAACAATTTGCCCTGGGTTGCATCACCCTGCTGGATCGCGAGCCGCGGGAAATGCAGCTGCAAGAACAGACGTTCCTTGAAGATCCACAGCAGGCGTTGCGCTTTCGGCAGTTGATCACGCTGAACTGGGACGAGCCCGGCGAACGCCTGCTAACCAGCAGCCTGGCCCACGAAATGCTCAGCCATACACTGCTTGGTCAGGTGGGCAAGCGCGAAGGTCTGCGCCTGCGGGGTGGGTTGGCGGCACATCAGCGGCGCCAGCTGGTGGAATTCATCGACTATCAATTGGCCGAACCCATCAGCCTGGGGCAGTTGGCGGCGTTGTGCGCGCTGTCGGAATATCACTTTGCGCGGATGTTTCGCGAGAGCTTTGGCCTGCCGCCCCACCAGTATGTGCTGGCACGGCGCTTGAGTCGGGCGCGGGAGTTGTTGCGCACCACATCGCGGCCGCTGGGTGAGATTGCACTGGCTTGCGGGTTTGCCAGTGCGAGTCATTTCACCCATCGGTTTCGCCAGGTGTTGGGGGGGACGCCTGGGGAGTATCGGCAGGCGTTTTTGCGCTGA
- a CDS encoding D-glycerate dehydrogenase has protein sequence MKKTVLAFSRIPPEMIEQLKQDFDVIVPNPKNGDINTQFNEALPHAHGLIGVGRKLGRAQLETASKLEVVSSVSVGYDNYDVAYFNERAIILTNTPDVLTESTADLAFALLMSSARRVAELDAWTKAGQWQASVGAPLFGCDVHGKTLGIVGMGNIGAAIARRGRLGFNMPVIYSGNSRKTDLEQQLGAQFRSLDQLLAEADFVCLVVPLSDKTRHLISHRELALMKPSAILINIARGPVVDEPALIEALQNNRIRGAGLDVYEKEPLAESPLFQLKNAVTLPHIGSATHETREAMANRALANLRSALSGERPQDLVNPQVWKG, from the coding sequence ATGAAAAAAACCGTCCTCGCCTTCAGCCGCATCCCCCCCGAAATGATCGAACAACTCAAACAAGACTTCGACGTAATCGTACCGAACCCAAAAAACGGCGACATCAACACCCAATTCAACGAAGCCCTGCCCCACGCCCACGGCCTGATCGGCGTCGGCCGCAAACTGGGCCGCGCCCAACTCGAGACCGCCAGCAAACTCGAAGTGGTCTCCAGCGTCTCGGTCGGCTACGACAACTACGACGTCGCCTACTTCAACGAACGCGCAATCATCCTCACCAACACCCCCGACGTCCTCACCGAAAGCACCGCGGACCTGGCCTTCGCCCTGCTGATGAGCAGCGCCCGCCGCGTCGCCGAACTGGACGCCTGGACCAAGGCCGGCCAATGGCAAGCCAGCGTCGGCGCCCCACTGTTTGGCTGTGACGTACATGGCAAGACCCTGGGCATCGTCGGCATGGGCAACATCGGCGCAGCCATCGCCCGCCGGGGGCGCCTGGGTTTCAACATGCCGGTGATCTACAGCGGCAACAGCCGCAAGACCGACCTTGAACAGCAACTCGGCGCACAGTTCCGCAGCCTGGACCAATTGCTGGCCGAAGCCGACTTCGTCTGCCTGGTGGTGCCACTCAGCGACAAGACCCGACACCTGATCAGCCACCGTGAACTGGCCTTGATGAAACCGAGTGCGATTCTGATCAACATTGCCAGAGGCCCGGTAGTGGACGAACCGGCGCTGATCGAAGCCCTGCAAAACAACCGCATTCGTGGTGCAGGCCTGGATGTTTATGAAAAAGAGCCGCTGGCCGAATCGCCGTTGTTTCAACTGAAGAACGCCGTGACGTTGCCACACATCGGCTCGGCCACCCACGAAACCCGCGAAGCGATGGCGAACCGCGCTCTGGCCAACTTGCGCAGTGCCTTGTCGGGTGAACGCCCGCAGGATCTGGTAAACCCGCAAGTCTGGAAGGGCTGA
- a CDS encoding LysR family transcriptional regulator produces MDTLQNMRAFSYVAEAGSFTAAAVQLDTTTANVSRAVSNLEAHLQTRLLNRTTRRIALTEAGKRYLLRCEQILAYVEEAEAEASDAHARPAGQLKVHTMTGIGQHFVIDAIARYRKTHPDVTFDLTLANRVPDLLDEGYDVSIVLASELPDSGFVSQRLGITYSIVCASPAYVKANGCAHKPSDLLNHACLRLVSPVIPLEKWTFDGPEGQEMVTINSSPFLVNSADAMKTAITSGMGVGVLPVYAAIEGLRNGSLVRMMPNYRSQELNLYAIYPSRQYLDAKIKTWVEYLRGSLPEILAAHQAELVAYELSGSLGGVRVAN; encoded by the coding sequence ATGGACACTTTGCAAAACATGCGCGCCTTCAGTTACGTGGCCGAAGCCGGCAGCTTCACCGCCGCCGCCGTGCAACTGGACACCACCACCGCCAACGTCTCGCGCGCGGTCTCCAACCTGGAAGCCCACCTGCAAACCCGCCTGCTCAACCGCACCACCCGGCGCATCGCGCTGACCGAGGCCGGCAAGCGCTATCTGTTGCGCTGCGAACAGATCCTGGCCTACGTCGAAGAAGCCGAAGCCGAAGCCAGCGACGCCCACGCCCGTCCGGCCGGACAACTCAAGGTGCACACCATGACCGGTATCGGTCAGCACTTCGTGATCGACGCCATCGCCCGCTACCGCAAGACCCACCCGGACGTCACCTTCGACCTGACCCTGGCCAACCGCGTGCCGGACCTGCTGGATGAGGGCTATGACGTGTCCATCGTGCTGGCCAGCGAACTGCCGGACTCCGGCTTCGTCTCCCAGCGCCTGGGCATCACCTACAGCATCGTCTGCGCCTCACCGGCCTACGTGAAAGCCAACGGCTGCGCACACAAACCCAGCGACCTGCTCAACCACGCCTGCCTGCGCCTGGTGAGCCCGGTGATCCCGCTGGAAAAGTGGACCTTCGACGGCCCGGAAGGCCAGGAAATGGTCACCATCAACAGCTCGCCGTTCCTGGTGAACTCCGCCGACGCGATGAAAACCGCCATCACCAGCGGCATGGGCGTTGGGGTGCTGCCGGTGTATGCGGCGATTGAAGGCCTGCGCAATGGCTCGCTGGTGCGCATGATGCCCAACTATCGCTCACAGGAACTTAACCTGTATGCGATCTACCCGTCGCGGCAGTACCTGGACGCGAAGATCAAGACCTGGGTCGAGTACCTGCGTGGGTCGTTGCCGGAGATATTGGCGGCGCATCAGGCGGAATTGGTGGCTTATGAATTGAGTGGGAGTCTGGGTGGGGTGAGAGTGGCGAATTGA
- a CDS encoding DUF2165 domain-containing protein — protein MNNITTDKLIRTSKATLMLFFCIFGLLMMHSNFTDYTANHEYVSHILSMDTIDDAGRYSHRAITSPMLHHRIYWIIMTLEVTYTVFCLIGAWSLFRNINSSRQAFHEAKKYSIIGLLIAIFVYYVCLQVIGVEWFNMDLSEKWNYKDWARHIVDFIFALLIYVTMRIER, from the coding sequence TTGAACAACATCACCACCGACAAATTGATTAGAACCAGCAAAGCCACACTCATGCTGTTCTTTTGTATATTCGGCTTGCTCATGATGCACAGCAATTTTACCGACTACACCGCCAACCATGAGTACGTCAGTCATATATTAAGCATGGACACCATTGACGACGCTGGCAGGTACAGCCACAGAGCCATTACCTCCCCCATGCTGCACCATCGAATCTACTGGATCATCATGACACTCGAAGTGACTTATACAGTCTTTTGCCTGATAGGCGCCTGGTCATTATTTAGAAATATAAACAGTAGCCGCCAGGCGTTTCATGAAGCAAAAAAATACTCGATCATTGGTTTGTTGATCGCCATTTTTGTCTATTACGTCTGCCTGCAAGTTATTGGTGTCGAGTGGTTCAACATGGACCTTTCAGAAAAGTGGAATTACAAGGATTGGGCGCGGCACATTGTCGATTTCATATTTGCGCTACTGATTTATGTGACGATGAGAATTGAGCGATAA
- a CDS encoding DMT family transporter encodes MNLFLYLLTVLIWGTTWIALKWQLGVVAIPVSIVYRFGLAALVLFVMLLLSRRLQVMNRRGHLICLAQGLCLFCINFMCFLTASQWIPSGLVAVVFSTATLWNALNARVFFGQKIARNVLMGGALGLLGLGLLFWPELAGHTASPQTLLGLGLALCGTLCFSAGNLLSSLQQKAGLKPLTTNAWGMAYGAAMLSVWCLVKGIPFDIEWSTRYLGSLMYLVIPGSVIGFTAYLTLVGRMGPERAAYCTVLFPVVALNVSAYAEGYQWTAPALAGLVMVMLGNVLVFRKAKAGVRGNVKLA; translated from the coding sequence ATGAACCTGTTTTTGTACCTGCTGACCGTGCTGATCTGGGGCACCACCTGGATTGCCTTGAAATGGCAACTGGGCGTGGTGGCGATTCCCGTCTCCATCGTTTATCGCTTCGGCCTAGCCGCGCTGGTCTTGTTTGTGATGCTGTTGCTCAGCCGTCGCCTGCAGGTGATGAACCGCCGTGGGCATCTGATCTGTCTGGCGCAGGGGTTGTGTCTGTTCTGCATCAACTTCATGTGCTTTCTCACCGCCAGTCAGTGGATCCCCAGTGGTCTGGTGGCGGTGGTGTTTTCCACTGCGACGCTGTGGAACGCCCTGAATGCACGGGTGTTCTTCGGTCAGAAAATTGCTCGCAACGTATTGATGGGCGGCGCACTGGGCTTGCTGGGGCTGGGTTTGTTGTTCTGGCCGGAGCTCGCCGGTCACACCGCCAGCCCGCAAACCCTGCTCGGGTTGGGTTTGGCGTTGTGCGGCACCTTGTGTTTCTCGGCGGGCAACCTGTTGTCGAGCCTGCAGCAGAAGGCCGGGCTCAAACCCCTGACCACCAACGCCTGGGGCATGGCGTATGGCGCGGCGATGTTGTCGGTGTGGTGCCTGGTCAAAGGCATTCCATTCGACATCGAATGGAGCACCCGCTACCTCGGCTCGCTGATGTACCTGGTGATCCCAGGCTCGGTCATTGGCTTCACCGCTTACCTGACGCTGGTCGGACGGATGGGCCCAGAGCGGGCGGCTTATTGCACCGTGTTATTCCCCGTTGTGGCGCTGAATGTGTCGGCGTATGCCGAAGGCTATCAATGGACCGCGCCGGCGCTGGCAGGGTTGGTCATGGTGATGCTGGGCAACGTGTTGGTATTTCGCAAGGCGAAGGCGGGTGTGCGAGGCAACGTCAAACTGGCTTGA